DNA from Parafrankia irregularis:
AGGGCAGCATCATGACGCTGCTCAACGCCTCCGCGAACCGCGACGAGCGCCATTTCCCCGACCCGGACATCTTCGACATCCACCGCCGGATCGACCGTCACCTGTCGTTCGGGTACGGCATCCACTTCTGCCTCGGTGCCTCGCTGGCCCGGCTGGAGGGGCGGGTGGCTCTCGACGAGCTGCTGAACCGCTGGACCGACTGGGACGTCGACTGGGGCAACGCGAAGCTGGCCCACACCTCCACCGCCCGCGGCTGGGAACGCCTGCCGGTCACCCTCGGCTGAGATCCCGCCGGAAGGTCCGGGTTCTTCGGCTTTGCTCCGGGCTGGATAGAGTCGGCGCCTGACCTGCGGTGAGCGCCGCGTGCCTGCCGCGCCGCTGGCTCGCGCCCGTCACTTCGACGCGTGCCCTGAACCGGGAGTTATCCCATGCCTGTCAACCAGCGTCCCACGTTGGGGCCGATGGTCTCCGCCACCTGTCTGCAGCAGATGCGGATCTACACCGAGGATCTCGTCGGCCGCGGGCCCGTCCTGGGCGCTGGCCGGATGCGCGGGCAGGGCGTCATCTCCGATCTCGGCCTGGACGGGTCCCGGCTGGATGACGAGAAGCTCCTGCGCCTGTTCGTCGACACGTTCGGTATCGAGGGCACCCGGCTCTGCCTGGTGACCGAGGTGACGTCGGACGACGCCGGGACGTATGTGGTGCGGCTGGTCGAAGGGGCGTGCAGCCACCAGATGGAGACGACGGAGCCGATGTGCGCCTACACGCTGGGTGTGTTCGTCGGGGCCTTGCAGGCTGTGACCGGCATCGTCATGCAGGGGACCGAGACCGCCTGTGAGGGGGCCGGTGACCCGACCTGCACCTTTGAGATACGCCCGCACCGGGCGCTCATCTGACGCCACTCACCGTCCGCCCGTGCCCGACATCCGCGGCTGTCGGGCACGGGCGGACGGGCACGGGCGGACGGGCACGGGCGGACGGGCACAGGCACGGTGCTCGCGGGCCGGACTATCAGACCTCGTCGGCGTCGGCGGTGCGGAGGCTGGCACGCAGGTCCGCGAGCTGGGCGTCCCGGCCGGCCAGCGCCGACTCGATCAACGCCGCCCGTCGACGCTCCGCGTCAAGGTCGCCCCGCAGCACCCGTGCGGCGTCCTCGGCAGCGGCCAGGCTGCGCCGCAGGCCCGCGACCTCCTGGCGGTTCGAGGCCGCCGCCGACTCCAGGGCGGTGATGGCGGCGCTCTCCATTCTGCCCATCTCGGTCTCGGCCCGGTCGGTCATCGCCTTGGTCGTGCCGCTCATCCGCAGCATCTCGGCCTGGGCCTCGGCGAGAGCGGCTCGGGTCTCGTCGAGCTGGCGGGTCACCGATCGCAGCCTCGCCGAGCTCTCGTCCGGTCGTCCTGGCGCGGCCACCGGGCCGGTGGACGTCCCGGCGTCGTTCAGTTCGGGTGTTCGCCCGCCGGCGGAGCGGGGGCGTAGAAGCCGGCTGGCGAGGGTGCCGGCCAACGCGCCCAGCACCAGGGCTGTCGCCGGTGCCGCGACGTGGCTGTCCTGGCGGCCGTTCGGCGTCATCGGTGCCTTTCGTGAAGGAGGTTCGTGGGCGTCGCGTCGGTCACGAACAGACGCCGCGGAGACGGGTGACCACAGTATCCGCAGGTAGCGCCGGTGTCGGCGGGCAGCAGCCGCCGCGGAGACGTCACCAGTAGTCTCCGGCGGCGCGCTGGACGGTGCCCGGCCCGGTGCCGGGCGGGGCCA
Protein-coding regions in this window:
- a CDS encoding V4R domain-containing protein; protein product: MPVNQRPTLGPMVSATCLQQMRIYTEDLVGRGPVLGAGRMRGQGVISDLGLDGSRLDDEKLLRLFVDTFGIEGTRLCLVTEVTSDDAGTYVVRLVEGACSHQMETTEPMCAYTLGVFVGALQAVTGIVMQGTETACEGAGDPTCTFEIRPHRALI
- a CDS encoding methyltransferase type 11, translated to MTPNGRQDSHVAAPATALVLGALAGTLASRLLRPRSAGGRTPELNDAGTSTGPVAAPGRPDESSARLRSVTRQLDETRAALAEAQAEMLRMSGTTKAMTDRAETEMGRMESAAITALESAAASNRQEVAGLRRSLAAAEDAARVLRGDLDAERRRAALIESALAGRDAQLADLRASLRTADADEV